A single region of the Schistosoma mansoni, WGS project CABG00000000 data, supercontig 0138, strain Puerto Rico, whole genome shotgun sequence genome encodes:
- a CDS encoding cystatin B, putative, producing MPLCCGGIGTPREPSAEEKEKLKTLLESKLESHIGRKPRSFEIVQITSQVVAGTNHFVKVKLDNGEYIHARIFEPLPCHGKELQLHSVVKDKKESDALEYF from the exons ATGCCTTTATGCTGCGGTGGAATCGGAACACCTAGAGAACCGTCTGCagaggaaaaagaaaaactTAAGACTCTG TTAGAAAGCAAGCTGGAGTCTCATATCGGACGGAAACCTCGTTCATTTGAAATCGTCCAGATCACTAGTCAGGTAGTCGCTGGAACAAATCACTTCGTCAAG GTGAAACTAGACAATGGCGAGTATATTCATGCTCGAATTTTCGAACCGCTACCCTGTCATGGCAAAGAACTTCAATTACACTCTGTCGTTAAAGACAAAAAGGAAAGTGATGCGTTGGAATATTTCTGA